One window of Scheffersomyces stipitis CBS 6054 chromosome 1, whole genome shotgun sequence genomic DNA carries:
- the VPS17 gene encoding vacuolar sorting protein, with amino-acid sequence MASAVPYNPDDFENNNPFAEPCYTDDPDYEQDDENGISEQQYDQDESANENADVSNMGKLTEAELRKLLPERYTDKYSIQIRLVAIEKNKVGNPILRFDAALKGLPRFRQAKYKEVRRTYNEVVKFNKYLTISNLEVFVPVIPGAVTSYPSGGDEETKQLHQVWQEWFDRICSNPILVRDEEFVYFLESDFGYSVINSNRKSSVASGLMRKTLKQLAVPYDPYDELAEFRPMIKSAYLECQKLYRSMDKNSKTEKQLSIHVFDLCNKLSVLAQSENSHPGMKNMWEKLSKIVQIQSDLLLIESINDMGSLGDGIQCLVNDFYQIKEALTNRHLIMRELTQAETQTQTKHQNATRIKNKSALDPIKVDEAIRSLEYATKTEESLNLQVKRISGEMLFERKEIIQFTEKKFQKLLKNFTLNKVDHHRKNLKNLENIRLDIRIVDQKGGLSRLNRDNLTTLKHNLSQSQSANGDSWSSRTFRSLKKEEEERENRLEKEEEEAEITKLNEDDDDSKNVVDARNAATLLGVATF; translated from the exons ATGGCTTCTGCTGTGCCTTACAATCCCGACGATTTCGAGAACAACAATCCATTTGCAGAACCG TG TTACACCGACGATCCGGATTATGAACAGGACGATGAAAACGGTATCTCTGAGCAACAATATGACCAAGACGAATCTGCCAACGAGAACGCAGACGTTTCCAATATGGGCAAGTTGACTGAAGCTGAGTTACGGAAGTTGCTTCCAGAAAGATATACCGACAAGTACCTGATACAAATCCGCTTGGTGGCCatagagaagaacaaggtGGGAAACCCGATATTGCGGTTCGATGCAGCTCTAAAGGGATTACCTCGGTTCCGACAGGCGAAATATAAGGAAGTTCGTCGTACCTACAACGAGGTGGtaaagttcaacaagtattTAACTATATCCAATTTAGAAGTTTTTGTTCCAGTCATTCCGGGAGCAGTGACATCGTATCCATCCGGAGGTGACGAGGAAACGAAGCAGTTGCACCAGGTGTGGCAAGAGTGGTTTGATAGGATTTGCAGTAATCCTATACTCGTTAGAGATGAGGAGTTTGTCTATTTCCTAGAGAGTGACTTTGGATATTCAGtcatcaacagcaaccGCAAGTCATCTGTAGCCAGTGGATTGATGCGGAAAACGCTTAAGCAGCTTGCTGTGCCCTACGATCCGTACGACGAATTGGCCGAGTTCCGGCCAATGATCAAGTCGGCCTATCTCGAATGCCAGAAGCTCTACCGGCTGATGGACAAGAACTCCAAGACAGAAAAGCAGTTGTCGATCCACGTCTTTGATCTTTGCAACAAGCTTTCTGTGTTGGCCCAGTCGGAGAACTCGCATCCGGGCATGAAGAACATGTGGGAGAAGTTGAGCAAGATCGTACAGATCCAGTCGGACTTGCTTCTCATTGAGTCCATTAACGATATGGGCTCGCTTGGTGATGGTATACAATGTTTGGTCAACGACTTCTACCAAATCAAAGAAGCCTTAACGAATCGTCATTTGATAATGAGAGAATTAACTCAGGCCGAAACCCAGACACAGACAAAGCACCAGAATGCAACAAGaatcaaaaacaaaagtGCTTTAGATCCCATAAAAGTAGACGAAGCCATTCGTTCTTTGGAATATGCTACGAAGACGGAGGAGTCACTCAACTTGCAAGTCAAACGTATCTCAGGCGAAATGCTCTTTGAGCGCAAGGAAATCATTCAATTcacagaaaagaagtttcagaaaCTCCTAAAAAACTTCACCTTGAACAAAGTAGACCACCATCGTAAAAACTTAAAGAACTTGGAGAACATCCGTTTGGATATAAGAATCGTAGACCAGAAGGGAGGCTTGTCGCGCTTGAACAGAGACAACTTAACAACTCTCAAGCACAACTTGAGCCAATCACAATCAGCCAACGGCGACTCATGGTCTTCGCGGACTTTCAGATCgctcaagaaagaagaagaagaacgagaGAACAGATTGGaaaaagaggaagaggaggCAGAAATCACAAAGTTaaacgaagacgacgacgacaGCAAGAACGTGGTAGACGCGCGTAATGCCGCTACTCTCTTGGGAGTAGCTACTTTCTAG
- a CDS encoding predicted protein: MESEKTSQLMEMGFSESEASEALVQCDYDLERAIAFLFGDPTETPTASVQPPDDLSSNLQMVAYHDTVGIRNPEDIPNFSDLSNANDSDTTYNYNNPRQNVSYNNHNKYESSSQSHENVTNQNVAGHSGTASGTLRNNTYEYDRESNPDNYDMDDSEMRYAYGETIYARVDSFARSKEGPPSVLVGSAGYLENYIVPLIVIAAQIDRFSQLVLHDTASFDSSYEKNWYNNFSELTVVVPTEFDEPSATAFRFISEIQRVVAFLTPASQRSFMTAHDLMKNLPGGFRRELGDRIEDVDDLIPRFYHYLNVEYQKLFGGDNEFDKLFESQVESVLENVRNESYSVPIDFESRGSNLFESLASIFWHDEDTLGTVRFVNIAPILTIQLAGDDDGFMGEPFQVEEEFYPEVFSSKYSDVITEMVRKRLEIMKRRTVITQEIMSYNSFEGKKIKAILQSTIGYLEKADSKEAAIDLSTLTESIRDKSAELTAELNSLSKELSTLDTSNYRSIVSRISGYPEVPPLTKYLLVGVICSDTEYFFRSKVHAENQGWVYFNAVCTSDKRVVDYSVHSMDFNGVYSFILDYSKNTSRQLILIYATEEEVQQNNEIPIVGELKNFFDRDNEVLQDDIKRFYSDDDDDDDDDEDDDDDDDDVAIDSDDEKSEEESTNKENEPENDKDNDEKLIDL, from the coding sequence ATGGAATCAGAAAAGACATCCCAGTTGATGGAGATGGGCTTCCTGGAGTCCGAGGCTCTGGAGGCTCTTGTCCAGTGCGATTATGATCTCGAACGGGCCATAGCCTTTCTCTTTGGTGATCCCACAGAGACTCCAACAGCCTCTGTGCAACCGCCAGACGATCTCAGTTCCAATCTCCAGATGGTTGCCTACCATGATACGGTCGGAATTCGTAATCCAGAGGATATCCCCAACTTCAGCGATTTGAGCAACGCTAACGACTCAGATACGACATACAATTACAATAACCCTAGACAGAATGTCAGTTacaacaaccacaacaaaTACGAGAGTAGCAGCCAGAGTCACGAAAATGTGACCAATCAGAATGTGGCAGGTCACAGCGGAACTGCCTCTGGAACCCTTCGAAATAATACCTACGAATACGACAGGGAGTCCAATCCTGACAACTACGATATGGACGATTCTGAAATGCGGTACGCCTACGGCGAGACTATCTATGCTCGAGTCGATTCGTTTGCCAGGTCTAAGGAGGGCCCACCCTCGGTTCTCGTTGGTTCAGCTGGCTATTTAGAGAACTACATCGTTCCATTGATTGTAATTGCGGCACAGATCGACCGGTTTTCGCAGCTCGTATTACACGATACTGCAAGCTTCGACTCATCTTACGAGAAAAACTggtacaacaacttcagtGAGTTGACAGTGGTTGTGCCCACCGAATTCGACGAGCCCCTGGCCACAGCGTTCAGGTTTATCCTGGAGATTCAGCGAGTGGTGGCATTCCTAACTCCCGCAAGTCAACGTTCGTTTATGACCGCCCAcgacttgatgaagaaccTCCCTGGAGGTTTCCGGCGCGAGCTCGGCGACCGGATTGAGGATGTAGATGATCTCATTCCTAGGTTCTACCACTACTTAAATGTTGAGTACCAGAAGCTTTTTGGCGGAGACAATGAATTCGACAAGCTCTTTGAATCGCAGGTAGAAAGCGTCTTGGAAAACGTCCGTAACGAGCTGTATCTGGTACcaattgattttgaatctAGAGGAAGCAATCTCTTTGAATCCCTAGCTTCCATCTTCTGGCATGACGAAGACACTCTTGGAACTGTACGATTTGTCAATATCGCACCGATCTTGACAATTCAGCTCGCCGGAGACGATGACGGGTTTATGGGTGAACCTTTCCaggttgaagaagagttctATCCCGAGGTTTTCAGCTCCAAATACTCAGATGTTATCACAGAGATGGTGCGTAAGCGTTTGGAGATcatgaaaagaagaaccgTCATCACTCAGGAAATTATGAGCTACAACTCATTTGAAGGGAAAAAAATTAAGGCCATATTGCAGTCCACTATTGGTTACTTGGAGAAGGCAGACAGTAAAGAAGCAGCAATAGATTTATCAACTTTGACAGAGAGCATAAGAGACAAGTCAGCTGAACTCACAGCTGAACTTAACAGTTTGAGCAAAGAATTATCCACATTAGACACTTCCAACTACCGTAGTATCGTCTCAAGAATTAGTGGCTATCCCGAAGTTCCCCCTCTTACGAAGTATCTCTTAGTAGGAGTAATTTGTTCAGACACTGAGTACTTCTTCCGTAGCAAGGTGCATGCTGAAAACCAGGGATGGGTGTATTTCAATGCTGTTTGCACGTCAGACAAGCGAGTAGTCGATTACAGTGTTCATTCTATGGATTTTAACGGCGTTTACTCATTTATCTTGGACTACAGCAAAAACACTAGTAGACAATTGATTCTTATCTATGCAACAGAAGAGGAGGTTCAACAGAATAACGAGATCCCTATTGTTGGAGAGCTTAAGAACTTCTTTGACCGCGACAACGAAGTCCTTCAAGATGACATCAAACGTTTCTATCTggacgacgatgacgatgacgacgatgacgaagatgatgatgacgacgatgacgatgtAGCGATTGATAGTGATGACGAGAAgagtgaagaagagtctACAAATAAGGAAAATGAACCAGAAAACGACAAGGATAATGATGAAAAGTTGATAGATCTATAG
- the SYR1 gene encoding arginyl-tRNA synthetase (Arginyl-tRNA synthetase (ArgRS1)) has protein sequence MSTSVHAITDGLSKLGLQQPSAIEASTPDYNIIDVFRNYITNELHRVSDVDQEIIFSALDSPNTLDKGDLIVPVPRLRLKGVNPKDKAVEWSEKFEKGKFLSEVKAEGPFLQFFFNKTLLYNLVIGDALARKTEYGALPLGLNKKVIVEFSSPNIAKPFHAGHLRSTIIGGFLSNLYEKAGWNVTRINYLGDWGKQFGLLAVGFERYGSEEKLASDPINHLFEVYVKINQDITAEGETSPTNEAARLYFKKMEDGDEEALKIWKRFRELSIEKYIDTYARLNIHYDVYSGESQVPKELMKMATKIFEEKGLIHEDRGAKLIDLTKFNKKLGKTLVEKSDGTSLYLTRDVGEAMKRYNTYKFDKMIYVIASQQDLHCAQFFEVLKQMGFEWVKNMEHVNFGMVLGMSTRKGTVVFLDNILEETKEKMHEVMKANEAKYAQIEDPDKIADLVGISAVMIQDMQAKRINNYEFKWDRMTSFEGDTGPYLQYAHSRLSSVQRKSGYTEEDLATANYDLLVEPCAANLIRTLAQYPDTIKKALKTHEPSTIVTYLFNLTHIVSQCYDILWVAGQEKELAVARLALYASAKQVLYNGMTLLGLTPVDRM, from the coding sequence ATGTCAACCTCCGTCCACGCTATCACCGACGGTTTGTCCAAATTGGGCTTGCAACAGCCCTCGGCCATTGAAGCCTCAACTCCAGACTACAACATCATCGATGTCTTCAGAAACTACATCACCAACGAATTGCACAGAGTCTCCGACGTTGACCAAGAGATCATTTTCTCTGCCTTGGACTCTCCAAATACTTTGGACAAGGGAGACTTGATCGTTCCCGTTCCCAGATTGAGATTAAAGGGTGTCAATCCAAAGGATAAGGCTGTAGAATGGTCCGAGAAGTTCGAGAAGGGAAAGTTTCTTTCCGAAGTTAAAGCAGAGGGCCCtttcttgcaattcttcttcaacaagactttgttgtacaacttgGTTATCGGCGATGCCTTAGCTAGAAAGACCGAATATGGTGCTTTACCTCTTggcttgaacaagaaagtcattgttgaattctCATCTCCCAACATCGCTAAGCCTTTCCATGCTGGCCATTTGAGATCTACCATTATCGGTGGATTCTTATCCAACTTGTATGAGAAAGCCGGCTGGAACGTTACCAGAATCAATTACTTGGGAGACTGGGGAAAACAGTTTGGTTTGTTGGCCGTAGGCTTTGAGAGGTACGGCTCTgaagagaagttggctTCGGACCCTATCAACCACTTGTTTGAGGTGTATGTCAAGATTAATCAAGACATCACTGCTGAAGGTGAAACCTCGCCTACAAATGAAGCTGCCAGACtctacttcaagaagatggaagatGGTGACGAAGAAGCTTTGAAGATCTGGAAGAGATTCAGAGAGTTGTCCATTGAAAAGTACATAGATACGTATGCTCGTCTTAACATCCACTATGACGTCTACTCTGGTGAGTCGCAAGTTCCTAAGGAATTAATGAAGATGGCCACTaaaatctttgaagaaaaaggtTTGATTCACGAAGACAGAGGAGCTAAGCTTATtgacttgaccaagttcaacaagaaattagGTAAAACATTGGTCGAAAAGTCTGACGGTACCTCTTTGTACCTTACCCGTGACGTTGGTGAAGCCATGAAGCGTTACAACACCTACAAGTTCGATAAGATGATTTATGTGATTGCCTCGCAACAAGATTTACATTGTgctcaattctttgaagtGTTGAAGCAGATGGGCTTTGAATGGGTCAAGAACATGGAACATGTTAACTTCGGTATGGTATTAGGTATGTCTACCAGAAAGGGTACGGTTGTCTTTTTGGACaacatcttggaagaaaccAAGGAAAAGATGCACGAAGTCATGAAGGCCAACGAGGCCAAATATGCTCAAATCGAAGACCCCGACAAGATAGCCGACTTGGTTGGTATCTCGGCCGTGATGATCCAGGACATGCAAGCTAAGCGTATAAATAACTACGAGTTTAAGTGGGACAGAATGACATCATTCGAAGGTGACACTGGTCCATACTTGCAATATGCTCACTCTCGTTTGAGCTCAGTGCAAAGAAAGTCTGGCTAcactgaagaagacttggcTACTGCAAACTACGACTTGTTGGTAGAACCATGTGcagccaacttgatcaGAACCTTGGCTCAGTACCCTGACACTATCAAGAAGGCATTGAAGACACACGAGCCTTCCACCATCGTCACctacttgttcaacttgaccCATATTGTATCTCAATGTTATGACATCTTGTGGGTTGCTGGCCAGGAAAAGGAATTGGCCGTCGCCAGATTGGCCTTGTACGCCAGTGCCAAGCAGGTGTTGTACAACGGTATGACGTTGTTGGGCTTGACTCCCGTAGACAGAATGTGA
- the SOD3.2 gene encoding manganese-superoxide dismutase, with protein sequence MLSTVKTSARSLRNARSVASVIGAVRTKVSLPDLDWDYGALEPHISGQINELHYTKHHQTYVNGYNQAIEQHAEAKAKGEVKKTVELQKAINFHGGGYTNHCLFWKNLAPEKQGGGVPPADESDFAKRIALQYGSLDNLKAVTNAKLAGIQGSGWAFIVKNKENGGALDVVTTANQDTVLGPLVPLVAIDAWEHAYYLQYQNVKVDYFKAIWNVINWKEAEKRYLVN encoded by the coding sequence ATGCTTTCTACCGTCAAGACCTCTGCTCGTTCTTTGAGAAATGCCCGTTCCGTAGCCTCTGTTATTGGAGCTGTGAGAACTAAGGTATCGTTGCCCGATTTGGATTGGGACTACGGAGCCTTGGAGCCTCACATTTCCGGTCAGATTAACGAACTCCACTACACCAAACACCACCAGACTTATGTCAACGGCTACAACCAGGCCATTGAGCAACACGCCGAAGCCAAAGCTAAGGGCGAAGTTAAGAAAACCGTTGAATTACAAAAGGCTATCAACTTCCATGGTGGAGGCTACACCAACCACTGCTTGTTCTGGAAGAACTTGGCTCCTGAAAAGCAGGGAGGAGGTGTACCTCCTGCTGATGAGTCTGACTTTGCCAAGAGAATTGCCTTACAGTACGGATCtcttgacaacttgaaggctGTCACCAATGCCAAGTTGGCCGGTATCCAGGGCTCGGGTTGGGCTTTCATCGTAAAGAACAAGGAAAACGGTGGTGCTTTGGATGTCGTCACCACTGCTAACCAGGACACTGTACTTGGTCCATTGGTGCCATTGGTCGCCATTGATGCTTGGGAACATGCCTACTACTTGCAGTACCAGAACGTCAAGGTCGATTACTTCAAGGCCATCTGGAACGTTATTAACTGGAAGGAAGCCGAGAAGAGATACTTGGTTAATTAG
- a CDS encoding predicted protein, whose protein sequence is KKRYRVIRGVSAGGSTTRPPKLSLDSDAVFLPVELNLVGATVEDICYPQWSPTEKDDRRRIIRIERIQNGPKLIANFSIVGSANENPITLPPPPNADVVEVSCLECNVKVNDEYYDSQSSDDEGNKSGSSPKSFVKSEADGETYQYYITSVEVVEIVELLIGTQLKDPAEKRRERGRVRSNLVPFWSKKPISSRMNDSSFSNASQQSSNTQQPTNQDFRVELAKRIMGYEIRKPRGFDKEVRILRWDKLVPALKRALQSYYTEIPSSDAHLDF, encoded by the coding sequence aaaaagagataCAGAGTCATCAGAGGAGTTAGTGCTGGAGGCAGCACAACGCGCCCACCCAAGTTATCTCTCGATAGCGACGCTGTTTTCTTGCCAGTTGAGCTCAACTTGGTCGGTGCTACAGTCGAAGATATCTGCTACCCTCAGTGGTCGCCCACCGAGAAGGatgacagaagaagaatcatcaGGATAGAAAGAATACAGAACGGTCCCAAGTTGATTGCTAACTTCTCCATCGTCGGTAGTGCCAACGAAAATCCCATCACTTTACCTCCTCCTCCTAATGCTGATGTGGTGGAAGTGTCATGTTTGGAGTGCAATGTCAAGGTTAATGATGAGTACTACGATTCGCAAAGCAGTGATGATGAAGGTAACAAGTCAGGCTCGTCGCCCAAGAGTTTTGTTAAGAGTGAAGCTGACGGTGAAACCTATCAGTACTACATTACATCTGTGGAAGTAGTGGAAATTGTCGAATTGTTGATCGGCACTCAGTTGAAAGACCCCGctgaaaagagaagagaaagaggTAGAGTAAGATCGAATTTGGTTCCATTCTGGTCAAAGAAACCAATCTCGTCGAGAATGAACGACTCGTCATTTTCTAATGCCAGCCAACAGCTGTCCAACACACAACAACCAACCAATCAAGATTTCAGAGTAGAACTTGCCAAAAGAATCATGGGCTACGAAATCAGAAAGCCAAGAGGTTTTGACAAGGAAGTGAGAATCTTGAGATGGGACAAATTGGTTCCAGCCTTAAAAAGAGCTTTACAAAGTTACTATACAGAAATACCGCTGAGCGACGCCCATCTCGATTTCTAG